The following nucleotide sequence is from Anser cygnoides isolate HZ-2024a breed goose chromosome 21, Taihu_goose_T2T_genome, whole genome shotgun sequence.
agcagggccagggcaggaGAGGCCCCCACGAGCCGGGGCTCAGGTTCGTGGGGCTCTGCTGTGTCTCCAGGACGTCTCGCTCCAAGTGATGGCTTTGGGGAGCACGTGCATTGGGGGTGTGGGCACCGTTCGCATGGCAGCTCACTCTGGGACTGGCGGAAAGCCAGGGATCCTCCTGGCCCCCTCCCAGGCCCCTCTGCAGGGAGGTGATGCTGAGACCCCACGCTTCTCGGCAGGAGACGGGAGCTTTGGGGCCAGCGTGGCGTCCTTCAGAGAACCCCAAGCCTGGCTGGACGCCGTGAGTTTTCTCTGGCTCGGGGATGAGCTGTTCGCTGCTGCGTGGGTGGCACGGCCGTCCGTGTGGCACGGCAGCGTTATCTTGTTCCCTCTGCTCAGGCTGTTTGCTCGGGTGGACTTTGGTTTGTGACAGGAGGAAGCTCAGCCCCGTGAGGTAGGAGGGTGGTGTGTCCCGTCCTGCTGTGAGCCTTGGAGCCCTCTCCAAGGCGTCTTCTGCTGGCTCTTCCCCTTTCCACTGCGATTTTTGGTCCCGGTTTCCTTGCAAGGCTCTTGGATCGCCCTTGGCCATCTGGAGGGTGCAGGTCTGAGATGCTTTGAGATGCCAGCAGAAGCCGTGGCAGTTTGGGATGTGAAGGCACACTCTGTGTGCCAGCACGCACACAGGAACCAGTGCCGTGGCTCCTGGGGGAGCACCAGGCTCCCAGGAGACACCGTGTGCCACGAGGGCTTTTAAACCTCAAGAGTGCGAAGCTGCACGGCGTGTTCCCGAGCATGGGAAATCCCAGCTCTGTACCTACCTTCTGGGTAGGCCCTTTGGGATGTGACGTGGGGAATTTAGGTGTCCTGTTCATCCTTCTAACTTTATTTCCCCGCTTATTTCAGCTCTTACACGGGCTTGCTCTAAAATCTCACCTACAAACCCAACAGCGTGTGGTAGCTCTTCTCCTGCTCTCATCCTGCTTTTAGCTGAGCTGCTTCTGAGCCGGGCTCTCTGAAGGTTTCTCTGTGTTATATATGTTAAATGCTGAGCTCCGTGCAAGCCCTCAGCTCCTGGGAGCACACAGGAGACGGCCCCTGGAAGGCTTGCGAGCATCAGCCTCCCCAAGTCTGTTCCTAACCCTCGGTTTTACAGCAGTTGGGTGCTGCCTGTCTGTGTTCATGGctttgctggagcagagctgaagaaagcCAGAGACAGAAGGGACCGAGGAGATGGATTTGCGGTGCAGTGAGTAATGATGTGAGCAAGCAGCTGCCTGGCCAGGCTTCCCCCTCTGACCTGTTCTCCTGGCTGCACGCAGgcatttccctgctctgctctgctgctcagctcTCGAACGTTACACAACTTCTCCCCTCCAGAGAGAAGGTCTTGAGGCTCTGAGCCTTTGTGAAAGCAGCTGGGGCTGTTGATCTGGGTTTCCCAAGCAAGATTGTGTGGTCATGCTGTGGCCAGGATGCTGGCTTTCTGCACAAACGATTTTTCCACTCCTCTGGCTTAAACTGCAGGGGGTTAGTCTAAAggcagactttatttttttttaattctttgctgACAAAGAGTTGCTGTTAGACCGTgggctggagaggagaggagttACAATGAGATCATGGCTCAGTTCTCCCTTCTGACACTGGTGGAAGCTGAGCGGGGCTCGAGCAGTGCTCCAGGCCTTCCAGGGGTGcagttcttctttctcttccatccCTGCCTCCTATCCAGAGCTGAACCTGGAGGAGCGGCGTGCTCTGAGCACACCAGCCTTTATTTCATTCTCTAAAGCACCGCAGACTGGTCGGTGGGACTCCAGACTGTGGGCCTTGCTGTTTTCTGGGGCGTGCAGTGGTGAAAACTATTTCTTCCCTGGCAATTCGAAAGGGCGCGATGAGAACACTCCTTTGTCTACGTGGCACTGTCAGGCACAAAACTTACTGCAAAAAGGACCGAGGGGGTGGATCGACCCTAAACGTTGTCTAATTCCAATAACGTGATCTTGCCAGTTGTTAAACAGCGGCCTGAGAACAAAGTGGGCGGTTCTAGTCCAAGGTCAGCACACAGATAGAGagaagtttctttttccttctgattgctggaaaaaatgtgttGGAAGTGGCAACTGGTATTGTAACGCTTGCATTGCCAgtccttttggggtcctttgtTAATAGAGCTGGAGTTATGTGATAGTTGGGGGGTGTGGAGGCTTTCCTTGTGCCAGGGGTTCATTGTGTTAGGTGCTAAATGACCAGGGGACGCAGGGAAGCGTGTGGAAGAGATGGTAGCTGTAAAATACAGGAGGCTGCGCCCTGCatgctgccagggctgccccgtgcTCATGCCATGCATGGCCTTGGGCAGGATCCAGTTtgggaagcagctctgggaTTTACTCGCTGGCATCCTTCAATGTATAGGTGCTGAGCGTGAGGATGCGTAACCAGGGGATGTTCGTCCAGGCGCTGCAGGGAATTCTGGCTGCTCAGCGCCTGTAGGAACGAGGGTTTCTGGTAGGAGAGGGGTTAAAAAGCATAATCCCCTCTGAGTCAGGGTAACTCAGCCGGCCGGCCCCCCAGCGAGGATGCAATAACACATGCTCTGTGCTGTACAAGCAAAACAACTTTctggccagctccagctgctccccgGGGGAGTGCAGGCAGGGCCACGACcacagcagaggctgctggcagggctgggacctgggtctgggggtccccagtgtccccagcagcagcttccctaTCCTTGTACCCCCCTGGCCTGCCCAGACGTGTGgcagcaaagacaaaagcaggTCCCACGGCAGCGCTGATCTCCTCGGGGGAGAGAAGTTTGGCAGGAATGCTGCCTGGgtcggagggagggaggcaccgaaataatttatttccctgGGAACTGGTTCGCTCCACGCCGCGTGAAGCCGAGGCGCTGGGCTCGGATCTGGACCACACAGGCTTGCACGGCTGCACGGGATCCAGCCTCGAAATGGAGGCCGGGTTGTTCCCGCACCCCAGATGCCAGTCCCCGGGGAGCTGGCTGAGGAcggggagagaagagagagaactgaTTTCTCTGTGCCTCCACGCAGCCGGGTTCCGTGCCGGAGTTGCTTCGGCACATACAGGCAACCCGGGCTGGTGGGAGCTGGCTGCACggatttccttcctccccttaGGAACCgagagctgctctgcctgcgCCCCACGAGCCGAGGCTGCGGATCCCTCCGATGGCACGGCCGCAGAACTGCCTGTTCCCTGCCACGCCACGGCCGCGGCCAGCCCCAGACAATAGGTGTAACCGTACCCGGCACACCAGCGCGGGTCAGGGCCAAGGATTCTCACCGCCCCCGGGATGAGTTCATCCGGAGAGTCCCCGCGTTGCAAGGCAATGCTCTGTCAGGGCTTGTTCCCTGCTGGGAAATTTTTGCAGAAACCCAGAATTAAAGGTGCGTTTCGCTGCCTTGGCTGGGTACCCACCTTGGCACCGGCTGATCCTGCTCTTCCTGGTGGGAATCGCTGGGgtgcctggggaggggagggcgcTCTCCAAGCACAAAAATCTTCGGTGGCTCTTTCCAGGCGAGAAGCATGGCATGTTTTTTGATGGGATGAGCTTCGGTTCTTGCTCCACCTGGTGTTGTGTAGccagggcagggagagcagggaagCTGGGCATGGCTTTGAGAGAGGGAGGTGAGGCAGGAcctggggagaaggggggggctGACCTCTTGGTCAGGAGAGAGTGGTCCCTGCAGGGCACGAGTCTCCCAAAATATGGTTAGCTTTGCTCAGAGATCCACAGGGAGGATCGCTTTGGGTTTGCTTGGAGCCAGGTAAAGGTGGGATTTCTCTCGTCAGAACAACGCGTGCCTTAGGAGCCAGTTCCTTGAATAAACCAGCTTGATTAAAGCTGTTCGGTGGCTTGCTGACTGCTGGAAAAGTGCACCTAAGTGGCATCAATGAAGATGCCTGCAGTCCCTGACCCTACAGCTCCCAAGGCCCCGAGTTCAGGCAGCACCACGGCCCTCTGCATGCCAGAGCTGCCTCCtttgggtgctgtggggtgagACCCACATCTCCGCATGGCTCCAGCCCCTGTGCAGGGGAGCTCAGATCTGCTGTTCAGATGCGGTGGTGTGCTTTCAAGGTACATTGCATGGGCACCATCTCCCTTGCCCAGTGTTGTATCCCTTCCTGGCTTTATGGGGACCCAAAAAATGATAGCAGTAAAGGGACTGAAGGTGTCCAGCAGGCTCAGCTCAACCCCAGGAGCCCTCGCTGGGTTGTTGTGTTCCCAGGGAGCCCTTTgaacagagctgctggaggacgGAGGTGGCCAAaagccctggggacacggggaggagaagaaatgcCCCCTCCCTGAGGTCCCAAGCCCGGCATGCATGGGGTTGCAGCTTTGGTGGTGGCGGCTCGGGGCAGCGGGGTTCATGTAGATAGGGATCTGGCCTTGCTGTTTGATGTAGGGGCAGCCAGGCGCGGAGCCGCCCTGGTTCGGCACCAAGGGGCGAGCCTGCtgcctggaggaaggagaagctgaggggggaggaaaggatGGGTCAGGGGCACTGCTCCCGCTCCGGTTCCTGTTGATCTCTACCATTTTACCCCCtgctcccttctcctccagctgtaCCCCACCGCAGGACcacctctctctttctctgcctcctcccctcccatACCAATGGGCTCTTTCAGGGCAGTTTTTGCAGGGATCTTTACCCGAGGTTACGTGGACCCGCTGGCCCATAAATCAGTAAGCACACAGACAGGCAGATAAATATTTAGAATAGCTGAGCGGCAGCCCTGGGCCGCTcgctggctggggctggaggcactGCGGGTGCTGTGCGGGTGCTTGTGGTGCTTCCACCTTGCTCGTGCTGCCTGCCCGGGGCTGGAGAGGGAGCAGACGCTTGTCTCGATGCCCGAGAGCTCCTCGTTTGCTCCACTGGTGGGCTGTTGTGGTCCTGAGCTTGGTCCTGCCTCCCTTGTGTGCTGGGGACCCTGAAAACGAAACACCGCTCTCCAAATTCAGCGCTGAATAGAGCTGCTGAATTAGGAGCTGGGTGTGCTGTGGAAGAGGCACCTTTGGACGTGAGGCTGCTTGGGAAGGAGTTTTTCTGTGCCTGGACCTCgcagcagctgggtgctgggcttTGGAGCCAGAGGACTTGCAGTCATACGCATCGCTCGGGAGCTTTGGGACCGCTCACAGGGAGAGTGATGCAGATCTCCCGTACGTATCGTGACAAGGAGAGGGAGCTGGGCGACTGACGTCTAGCTCTTGGACCCACACATCGGGAGGATTCGTGGGCTGCTCCACATGTTCTCGTGTTGCAAAAATCGCTTCCAAGCTGGGAAGCCCTGCGCTGCTGTTAATCTCCTGCATCTACTTGAGGTTTCCAGTCCTAGCGCAGAGCTTGGCTGTCCCCGTTTGCTTTTTTCCAGACAGGCTGCTGGGTGTTCAAagtgaattaaaatgaaatccaCATTTGGAGCATGTGCCAGGGTGAGCTGCTGGTTTCAGTCTTCTTGTCCTTGGACCAGGCAGGAGCTcgcagcagagctcagctgggaggcagctggaCTGCGTGTAGATGGGAACGCGGCTccttcagtggtgccaggggCTCAGTGGGAATTGTCCCCATTAAAGCAGGCAAAAATCATGATTCAGTCGTAACATCACATGCGCTTCTGTGGAAACTTCATCCTGGATTTTTCTTGGTCGATGGGAAGTTTGGGAAATATTGCTTTCTTCTCCGTCCCCCTGCTGTTGTACTGCTCCAGCCATAACCCTAGCCATTTAAAGAAGCTTAGCTTCTCTTTTctcatattatttttgtttttctttgtgtcttttgtttttttttaaatgccttcaGATGCTCTTTTAAGACCCTGGAGAACTCAGCAGCTTTGAGCTGCTGGTGATGCCTCCCAGGCTATGCTGCACTTTTTCGGATGTTTCCCATGTCTACACAGAGGTGTCAGTCAAACCAGAGCACTAAAGGCAGTGATTAAGAAACCCTCGTGTTTGTGGGCAAAAGCAACTGGTATCTCTTTTTCCAAATCCCCTTCGTGTCCTGTTTTTATGCTGAGTTTTCAGTGCGTACAACAAAGGCACCCAGCAAAATCCTTTCCCCTGTCCTGGGAACATCCCAGATTACAGCCGTCCAGATGTGCACCGAGCTGTGTATCCTTTTCCTGTCTGCACAGGGAGTAGTTTCTTCTCCAGGACACCAGGCTGCTCAGAAGCAAGtgagggaaggcagcagaggaaggtCGGGGCTGCTTGCCCCAAGTAATGCATGGAGATAACAGCTATGTGATATTCGTTTAACCAAAATAGGTGTGGGTTTTCCCTGTGCTCAATCTCAGCTTGTTATTAGCTCGTTGGTGAAAGGAGGACCTTTGCTGTAATGAAGACTCGGGATATTTTTAGTTGGTGGCAGATGGAAGCCGTGACCAGCTGCCCCCGGAGGGCTTCAGTTACAGCTCAAAAAGATTGCGGcctggagggaaaaaatgggCCTCCCTCGGTGTGTGGCGTGGTCGGGGTATGGTTACAGAGGTTCGGGTCCCTGTCACGCTGCTGCTTGGAAAAACTCACCCAGTCACCCAATCCCAGTAGTCCTGGCGCTGTTGTACAGGGGATTTTTGGACTGTGCCTTGTCCTTTCACCCATTTCATGCTCACCCTCGTGCCTTCCTGCCCACGCTTGTGCTTCCTCTCGCCCTTTCCCCTTTGCCTTCTGCTCGCACACCAGTGGCCCCTAGCAGGAGAGGCCACGTTGCAGAAACTGGAAGCAGCAATCAGCTTGTTTAACACCAGTAGTAACCCTGCCtctggggggtggggagagccTTCAGGGCTTTTCCAGACTGAAGGGCAAAAGAAATAGCCTTGAGCAGAGAGAATCCTCTCTTGATAGTGGGAGAACCCCAAGTGGTCAATCTGAAGGTGAGCATCTCCTCCTGGGAGAGGACCACTCCTGGGAGGCTCACCTCTCCGTGTGCTGAAGGACAAAATCCCAGCCGCTGGCTGAGGGAGGCAGGGATGTGGGATGGGAGCTGGCAGCGACCTGTCCCTGCCCCGGTGGGATTGCGAAAACCCTTACACCGGTTGTTATGCTGCAGGCTGGGGTGGGATTGGACCTGGGAGAGGACACCTGTGTTCAGGGAGCAGAAGTATGAGACCTTTGACTTTGTTCTTTGGGCTGGAGCCTTTCTGCAAGACCCTGACTTCTCAATTCACCAAATGATGCCAAAGGTCTGTGACTAACTgcgatttcttttttaattctctaTCTGCCAGGAGGTGAAGATCTTCCGTGCCTTAATCCTAGGGGAGCTGGAGAGGGGCCAGAGCCAGTTCCAAGCGCTCTGCTTCGTCACCCGGCTTCACCGCAACGAGATCATCCCCAGCGAGTCCATGGCGAAGCTGCGGCAGGTagggggctgccccgtgccccaaACCCACCGGGGTTTCTTGGAGCTGCCTGGATAACCTTCCCATGCAGCCTCCTCGTGGCTCTGCTGGCTATTAGACCTGCCTTTGACCTCCCCTCCTGCTTAAGGAGCTCGGCATTAAACTAATTTCAGTAATAGTATTGATCCTGATCTGCTAACAAACATGAAGGGAGCATGATTGAGTTCAGTCTGAATCAAAGGGCAAGCGGATGCTTAGAGTAATCACCAGCAAAGCTCCTGCCCGACGTTGTCCAGTGAATTAATTACTGGCACCATCCATCACGACAGAGCATTGATAAATGATCCCAGGCAAATCGGAGCAGTAATAAACCATCATCAGTTCCAACATCACCCAGAGGTTTTGTAAGCACCTTCCATCCAGATGGGATGTGGGTGCGCTCAGAGAGGAGCATCCATTTGCACATCTGCCTATGTCGGTGTGAAATCCTGACATGCTACAAGGGGCGATTTGTTGCAGCCAGGATTCAagtttttatgatttatttttttttgtcctctgcaGAAAAACCCCAGGACAGTGCGGCAGGCTGAGGAGGtgcggggcctggagcacctcagCATGGATGTAGCTGTCAACTTCAGCAAAGGGGCGCAGCTGAGCTCCCACATCCACAACGTCTGCGCAGAGGCCAAAGAAGCGATTTACACGCGAGAGGACGATGTCAAATTTTGGCTGGAGAAAGGTAGAAGTTTCCTTTGGTTTGGGTAGAGCTGCTCGGGTCAGCAAGCCgaggtgctgctgtgctctcGGTGACCTGCAGAGAACGtttcagctttttgtttgctgtctgtgctggggGCAAGGCGTGTGCACTGCTTGCTGGCACATCACACTGCTCTCATCTGTTCCTCAGCATATATCTGACTTCTTCAGTGTCACCGTCCCCCTGAATGTAATTAGGCAGTATTTCCAAGGCAACCTTTCACCTGGTCCCTCACCCACCCAAAAGAAACGCATTCTTTGCATTCCTGATACCTCCTGGCCTGTTTCCCCTACTGCCCTGTCCTCTCCCAGGGTTCCTACCCACCCGCGTGTCCCACCAGCCCCCGAAAATGTTTTTTGGCTGGCTGCAGCACGCACAGCGCTGCCACTGCACCTCCCCTCGCCTTCCAGCAGCGCCCTGAGCAGGATTTGCTTCCTCCCGCAGGGGTGGATGGCTCCATGTTCGAGGTCCTGCCGCAGACGTCGGACCTGCTggacctgcagctctgcaggctgtgCGCGGACCGCTGGAAGCCATGCATCTGCAGCTACTCGCTGAGCATCGAGTGGTACCCCTGCATGCTCAAGTACTGCAAGAGCCGCGACGCCGCGGGCAAGGTTTCTTCCTACAAATGCGGCATCCGCAGCTGCCAGAAGGGCTACACCTTCGATTACTACGTGCCGCAGAAGCAGCTCTGTCTCTGGGACGAGGAGACCTAGCAGAGCCAGGCTTTTCCGAGCGGCAgctcagctgcctcctgccaccGCTCACGATGCTGAgggcctcccgcagccccccgctgcGAAGAAGGAACGTGGTTCACAGCGGTGCCTTGTACCAGGggagctctgtgtgtgtgccttTCCTTCTGCCCCCACCCCGTGGCTCCCTCCCGACCCCACACCTCGTACTGGGATAAGCGGGCTTGGCTCGCTGCGTGGTGAAGCAGGAGCCGCGGGTTTTGGGGCTGAAGCACCAGAAGGGCTCTGTTTTTCCCTgctctgggggtgggggggtgtgaAGGGGGGCACTTCTGGCCAGTTTTCAGCCCCCAGCATCCTGAAGGGTGgccggggcagggagaggagcagtcCCTGGGGTGTCAGACATCTCCGCCACTGACTTCGCCACCTCCTGGTGACACGACAGCATTTCCCAATGGGAACATGGCTGAGTTATGGGACCACATACCCTGAACAAGGGAGGTACGAATCCTACCCAAAGCCAGAGCCTGCCTGTAGCTTTTTTTAGTGTCTGCCTGGCTGGTATATCCTTCCCGTGGCTCCAGACAAGATGCTCTGGGGGGATATAGCCCAGCAATTCTGCCCCAAAGGGCTGCTGATTAGGGCTCGAACTTCTCCCTATTTAGACTAGTGAAGGCCAACTTTTTGTGTTGGTTCTGGGACTCTCCTGCTAGGAAAGAGACATCTGGAGATTTGTGACTGCCATCGTAACCTTGTGGTTGCAAGGGGGGATGATCCCAGATGGGCATCGCAACCGTCGTTTGGAAGAAGATAACGTCCTACATCTACATCCAGTTTTACGTCCTACTCTGCCAGCTATTCACAAGAAGCTCTTAGTTAACTGTACTGCTTTGCTGTGCCTTGGTTTCCCCTATACATAAAGCAGGGATGACCTTGAAGCTGACCATGGCCCTGGTGTGTACCTGGAGGGCATCAGACAAAAAGCGCTGTAGGAGCGCTGCCTGCTTCCCGAGCCGTCTTCCACTCAAGTTTAGAACaagcagagaggggaaagagGCTGTTGGGGTCATTGTGAGCCCCCGTTCCTCCTGATGAAAAGCCTTCACAATGTGCCTTTTTGCCTAAAATCCAGGAATTTTTGACAGAAATGAATTTGGtcacaattatttttgtattgatCAGTtaagggggggggagaagggaaaggtaTTTTAATATTGCAACATGAAGTAAAACACacttgaatgatttttttaaaaaacaaattatttatcatttgtaaggtaaaataaacttttttttaaaagcatgccTGGTCTAAAAGCCTCTCTCATGATCTGTGTGCTCCCTTTGTTTGGAATTGGGATTGGGAATTGCTCTCTGCTGGGCTCTGAGCCTCTGTCTTGGGTGTTGAAGAccttggggctggaggggccaCATCCTGCAGCATGAGCTCAGTGCGGTCCTGTATTGCAAGGGTACCAGCCACCCAGTCCCTCGAGTAACTGGGAGCTTtgggcctgagccctggggaagTAAAAGAGCAGTGATGGAGACAGAAACTGGTCTGGGGGTcaggcaggctggggatggTGGGGTCCCAGGGGTGTGTGTGGTGTGGCTGGGGACTTGGCTGGGACCAGTAGCATCAAATAGTCTCTGTCTCTTCTAGTCTCTgtctcttcctctgcagctaCAGCTGAGGGGAGATGAGGGCGGCAGAGCTTGGGGCTGGATCAGAGCTCCCAGCTCAGTGGCTGATCG
It contains:
- the OAF gene encoding out at first protein homolog — encoded protein: MLAPRLPALPALLWLALAPLPGAPGPAAKAELRVRVRLPGGQVAEESLQADSGSDCISLELRKADGALITLTADFRQEVKIFRALILGELERGQSQFQALCFVTRLHRNEIIPSESMAKLRQKNPRTVRQAEEVRGLEHLSMDVAVNFSKGAQLSSHIHNVCAEAKEAIYTREDDVKFWLEKGVDGSMFEVLPQTSDLLDLQLCRLCADRWKPCICSYSLSIEWYPCMLKYCKSRDAAGKVSSYKCGIRSCQKGYTFDYYVPQKQLCLWDEET